The window TTTCAGctgttaaaattaattttgagCTTGTCTAACTGGTTTAGTCCACCACACTGGATGAGTGTCTGGTGATCAGTGAGCCGCTGGGGGTGGTATTAATCATGGGGACCTGGTGCAGTCCAGTTCAAATGTGCTTGGTGCCGCTGGTGGGGGCCATTGCAGCAGGTGAAGACACACATTTAATCAGTTAAATTCTAGCATAATTTTTTCCTCTCACAGGCTTATCGAGGATCTGACAGACACTGATGATGTTTTGTTCAATGATGTAGGTAACTGTGCAATCATCAGCCCCTCTGAGTGCACCGCTCACACAGCAGAGCTCCTCCATCGTCTCACGCCCTTCTACTTGGACAATGTGAGTAGTTACATGCTAGCAGGGAAGATGGAATACTCGACTGactgatttacagtatgtgtcctGAAGTCTCACAAagacttttgtgtttgtttgttttttttgctcaaatATTGAGTGGTTGAGCAAATGCTTGGAGAAAAATGTGATGCACTAAGGAGCATTAGCCTTTTACTCCATTTATCACAGCTAATATGgtgaaagaaatgaagaaatgtcatttttggttTCTGCAGCAAGAACAAAACCACTCTCTGTCACTGTTGCCTCTGGCAAAATGGCTCGATGAATCATCTGAGTACATCTACTCGAGACAATACATTTTGATCTGAGCTTTTCAAGAGGGAATTTGCTCATAAACACAACGACTTTGTTGAGGCTAGATGTGCTAAGATCTGGAAGCCTGGGAACATCCAGGACTAACTAAATGGTTGACTTACAAATTATAATGATGCTTTCGTACAAtatgcattgatttttttttttctactttttaacAATAAGACATAAGTGCTGTTtcagaaaaaatgtaatgatcTGATCTACAATTCTTGTTTTCCTCAAGGAATGCTTCCATGTGATTCTTGCAGGCACGAATGACTTGCCTCAAGTTGTCGAACTACATTTTGATCATGTCTTCTTTACAGGTAAAGATAACATtaacttaaaatgtctttttctggtTATTTATTGAATTTTCTTAATGTATTAAAGATGTCTGTAAATCCCTAGGAAACAAGGAGGAGGGAAGCAGAATTGCTCAGGCTGCAGCTCGCACTCTCACACCTGTCACCCTGATTTTGGGTGGCAAGAACCCATGTTATGTGGACCAACACTGTGACATTTCCACCACCGCGCAGCGCATTGCCTGGGCACGTTTCCACAATGCTGGACAGAACATGGTGGCTCCAGACTACATCCTGTGCCACGCGGATGTCAAAGCTCGGCTGGTCCAGGCCCTGAAGTGCTGTCTGATGCAGTTCTATGGTTCTGATCCCCGAGAGTCCCGCAGCTTTGGCCGCATGGTTAATCTGGAGATCTTTAACCGCACGAGAGACATACTGTGGAGATCTGGCAAGGTGGCCGTGGGTGGACAAGTGATAGAAGGAGAGAAATATATTGGTAAGACTCCTCGCTGTGTGATTGTCAGAAACAAGGCCAACTGTAACATATGCAGTATATTTCActtaattgtttttgttctgtctaTAAAGCCCCAACAATTTTGACAGAAGTGGCAGAATCGGACCCTATCATGCAACAGGATATTTTCGGCCCAGTTCTTCCCTTTCTGGCCGTAAACAATGTGGATGAGGCAATTGCTTTCATTAACAAGCAAGAGAAACCCCTCTGTGTGTATGCCTATTCCAACAACAGCAAGGTGCAGGGCAGCAATTTAAACTAGACACTCTGTATTCATCGTACAAGCTTTGGGCAGCCAATGTGCATTCTGATTATGTGTTGGCCTTTCTGACAACACAGGTCATCTCAAGACTCATGAGTGAAACCTCCAGTGGAAGCTTTTGTTCCAATGACAGCGTCGTGCAGAGTCTCATGGTAGCTCTGCCTTTCGGTGGAGTTGGTAAGTTTTCATTGTGTCAAATGTCTTGGTGGAATAATATTAcctacaatatatatattttaactcTACCAACTTTTGTGTTTGGACAGGTGCCAGTGGAATGGGATCCTACCATGGGCGCTACAGCTTTGATACTTTCTCTCACAGGAAATCATGCCTGCTAAGAGGCACACGGTTTGAGTGTGTCACCTATCTGCGTTATCCACCCTATGAGGACCGCAATCTGTCTCTAATGACATGGGCCAGTACTCTGTCCCAGAAGAGCCAGGGCTGGTGCCAGATCCTGTGACTGTGTGGGAGGGTGATGACAGAGCCTTATTGGAGGAAAGCTGAGTGCGCCTCCCCAAGTCTTTAACAGCCCTacgtattgtattgtattgtattaataataaaaaaaggaacaaaatcCACTGCAAAAAGAGTTTCTGAGGACATACCATAACTGTATACCAACTCAAATGAATGCACGTGTTTTGATGAAACAATACCtgtcaaattaaattacaagATACCAGTATTGTGGATGTTCATACTGTATCTACTCACTGGCCTTTATTCTCACAATATGCTGATTAAAGATGCATAAAAATGACAATCTGGACCtcattcatatttattaatatatttacaaTGTATGTGAAATTATATACATGATCACACATCTTGTTCTTCATGTGAGGATCTGATCATTCTGGTCTTTTGTAGATCTTTTCCTCGTTGTTTTCTTTCAAGGCTGCATATCTGGCCAGAGTGAAGAGGTAGTCGCTtaatctgtgtgaaaatgttagGACATCAATCAGGTGTGTGGTAGAGAAAACATGCTCTCATATTAATTTGATAGCACTTAGACTGACCTGTTCAAAAACTTTGCAACATCTGGATCCGCCTCCCCTGAGCGCACAATTGGAGCAACACTGTAATAAGAACAAAGAGCTGTCAGATTCAGCTGTGTCGGTAAATCAAGACAAATAGGCACAAACGGGTCATTAAAGACAATGTCACAATCAGGGAACACGTTGAGACTGACCTGCGCTCTGCTCTCCGACAGACTGCGCGAGCTACATGCAAGGCCGCACTGCTCTTTCCTCCAGACTGTGACACATGATGCATAAATGTTTAGTACGTCACAAAAACTGGACTTTTAAGAACTCAGTGTTTTACAAATGCATAAATGGACTTACAGGTAAAATGAAGTTGGTCAGTGGAGGAAGTTCCTCTGTGAATGTATCAATCCAGCTTTCCAGGTCTGCAATTGGCTGAGCAgtaaattttgttttctcttacaTAAAGAGAACAGAAACAAATTCATGAATCcgcacacaaaacaacattttgctgCATTAAACCATAAAACATCTGTACATACTTATATGACTTTCTCTTGCAGATGACAGAGGGGTGGCAATGTTGGAGCCCACGTCTTGCAAAATGCACTGTATCTGGaatgaaaacatcaaaatacTCTCAGAAATCTTGACTCTAACCAAATGCAAAATAAGGATAATAAATGCTACATATAAATCAAACCTTGTCCAGCTGATGTGCGAATGTGTGACCCTTGTCAAGGCAAAATTCTCTGGCCAAGCTGCAACATACAATTAAACATGGTCAGTTTAAGTGAGGCAGACGAAAGAAGTTTTAAAATGGACTGTGACTTCTGAATAGTAGAAGTTTTACCCTATAGCTGATGACAGCTCATCGGTATTTCCTAAAGCTTCAAAAATATGATCTTCCTTTGGCCTCCTTTCTCCTGTAAATGTGCTTGAGAAACCTGTTAGGAGAAACAATGAGAATCAAGTCAACCTTTGTAAGACCCTTTTACAGTGACTGAACTGTGGTAACTCTACTGTACTAACAATAACTAAAGTTGAAAAAACAACCTTTGTCCCCTGTTTTGGTGTATATTTTGGGTATCCTGCTGTCTTCTTCAGTGGCATAACTgtcagtaaaaaagaaaaaacaggagaCAGGATGCATAGATAACATAAGACGTATGTGTATAAATACTTCTAAATGTTTTTGACATAATTGTCCAACAGATAACAACAATTAACAAATGGACATCGAGTAATAACTTGGAAAATACATTGTTTACGTTACAAACAGCTACTGAGCTAGTTATGTCACATAGTCGGCTACATGAATGATATAAGGAGGGACACGTATTTTGACACGGAACAGACAAGCACTACCACTACCTTCTCTttgaaaataatgttatcccTGTCCGATGCTCGCTTATGAGCCTGGCTGTCCTCACAACACAGCGGACGTGGGTAGGTTTGATAATGAACGAAGCCATGTTTGCTTTACCGGCTAGCTGCTAAAGCCGAACGAGAGTTGAGGCCTTTTTGTCCCTCTACGGTGTCCTTAGTTTAAGGGGCGTCTCGTTTTTAATCGCACGATTGGTCAACTCACCGGGTGTTGGGACAGCGCGGGCCGGTGATTGGACAGAAGAATATATGTGCAACTAGCTGCGTCGCTGATTGGATACTGGAA is drawn from Thunnus albacares chromosome 2, fThuAlb1.1, whole genome shotgun sequence and contains these coding sequences:
- the mmab gene encoding corrinoid adenosyltransferase — encoded protein: MASFIIKPTHVRCVVRTARLISEHRTGITLFSKRSYATEEDSRIPKIYTKTGDKGFSSTFTGERRPKEDHIFEALGNTDELSSAIGLAREFCLDKGHTFAHQLDKIQCILQDVGSNIATPLSSARESHIKKTKFTAQPIADLESWIDTFTEELPPLTNFILPSGGKSSAALHVARAVCRRAERSVAPIVRSGEADPDVAKFLNRLSDYLFTLARYAALKENNEEKIYKRPE
- the aldh3b2 gene encoding aldehyde dehydrogenase family 3 member B1; translation: MNSPPSPSPARWFKALRRTRLGEPCLKTYPLECGDLLQRARVAFQAGRTIKEDFRLAQLEAVVRMLEEHECDFVDALGRDLHKPRFETVVSELVLVKNEALHAINNLKKWMHPLHVERNLSTTLDECLVISEPLGVVLIMGTWCSPVQMCLVPLVGAIAAGNCAIISPSECTAHTAELLHRLTPFYLDNECFHVILAGTNDLPQVVELHFDHVFFTGNKEEGSRIAQAAARTLTPVTLILGGKNPCYVDQHCDISTTAQRIAWARFHNAGQNMVAPDYILCHADVKARLVQALKCCLMQFYGSDPRESRSFGRMVNLEIFNRTRDILWRSGKVAVGGQVIEGEKYIAPTILTEVAESDPIMQQDIFGPVLPFLAVNNVDEAIAFINKQEKPLCVYAYSNNSKVISRLMSETSSGSFCSNDSVVQSLMVALPFGGVGASGMGSYHGRYSFDTFSHRKSCLLRGTRFECVTYLRYPPYEDRNLSLMTWASTLSQKSQGWCQIL